The following DNA comes from Mucilaginibacter jinjuensis.
TTCTTCAGTAGGTTTACCTTCGTCATTAGTTGTTTTGGCAACAATCTTAATGGCTTCGGTTTCCTTGTCGAAGTCGATTTCCATGGTATCACCTTCGGCCATTTCGCCTTTCAGTATTTCCTCGGCAATTGGATCTTCCAGGTATTTTTGGATGGCACGTTTTAGTGGGCGTGCACCAAATTGCGAATCATATCCTTTTTCGGCAATGGCTTCTTTGGCGTTAAGCGTAAGTTCAATTTTGTAACCTAAGCTATTGATACGACCGAATAAACCAGCTAACTCGATATCGATAATTTTGAAGATGTCTTCTTTGGTTAAAGAGTTAAACACAATCACATCATCAATACGGTTTAAAAACTCTGGTGCAAATGCACGGCGTAAAGCGTTTTCAATTACACCACGTGAGTGTGCATCAGCCTGTGTAGTTTTTGCCGAAGTGCTGAAACCAACACCCTGACCAAAATCTTTTAACTGACGGGCACCAATATTTGATGTCATGATGATGATGGTATTCCTGAAATCAACCTTGCGGCCTAATGAATCAGTTAATTGGCCTTCATCTAACACTTGTAACAGAATGTTGAATACATCCGGGTGAGCTTTTTCAATCTCATCCAGCAATACAACAGCATAAGGTTTGCGGCGTACTTTTTCGGTTAATTGTCCGCCTTCTTCGTAACCTACGTAGCCCGGAGGCGCTCCAACTAAACGAGACACAGCAAATTTTTCCATGTACTCGCTCATATCAATCTGGATCAGCGCATCCTCGGTATCAAACATAAACCGGGCAAGCTCTTTGGCAAGCTCTGTTTTACCAACACCGGTTGGGCCCAGGAATATAAATGAACCAATTGGTTTTTTAGGATCTTTTAATCCAGCACGGGTACGTTGGATAGCTTTGGTTAATTTTTTAACCGCATCATCCTGACCAATAATTTTTGCCTGGATGCTTTCGCCCATTTGTAGTAATTTCTGGCTGTCACCCTGTCCAACTTTCTGAACCGGGATACCTGTCATCATGGCTACAACTTCGGCCACATTATCTTCGGTTACGGTGTAACGTTTAGATTTTGTTTCGGCTTCCCAAACACCCTTAGCTTGTTCTAATTCTTCTAATAAGTGTTTTTCGGTATCGCGTAGTTTTGCTGCCTCTTCATATTTCTGGCTGCGAACTACACGGTTTTTTTCAACCTTAATCTGCTCAATTTTAGATTCGATATCCAAAATGTTTTGAGGCACATGGATATTGGTTAAGTGAACGCGTGAGCCCGATTCGTCCAAAGCATCAATAGCTTTGTCTGGCAAAAAGCGGTCTGTAATATAACGTGCAGTTAAGGCAACGCAAGCTTTAATAGCTTCGTCTGTATAAGTTACACCGTGGTGTTCTTCATATTTATCCTTAATACGGGTTAATATTTCGATGGTTTCATCTGGTGTAGCAGGCTCAACCATTACCTTTTGGAAACGGCGGTCTAACGCACCATCTTTCTCAATGTACTGGCGGTACTCATCTAATGTAGTAGCACCGATGCACTGGATTTCGCCCCTGGCTAATGCAGGTTTAAACATGTTCGAAGCATCTAACGAGCCCGAAGCGCCACCGGCACCAACAATTGTATGTATCTCGTCGATAAATAAAATTACGTCTGGTGATTTTTCCAATTCGTTCATTACGGCTTTCATACGTTCTTCGAACTGGCCACGGTATTTGGTACCTGCCACTAACGAAGCTAAATCGAGCGTAACAACGCGTTTGTTAAATAATACCCTTGATACTTTACGCTGAACGATGCGCAATGCCAGTCCTTCTGCAATGGCAGATTTACCAACACCCGGCTCACCGATTAAAATAGGGTTGTTCTTTTTACGACGTGACAGGATTTGTGACACACGTTCAATTTCTTTTTCGCGGCCTACAATCGGGTCAAGTTTACCTTCTTCGGCAGCTTTGGTTAAATCACGGCCAAAGTTGTCAAGAACAGGGGTTTTTGATTTAATGTCAGACACCTTTTTAGGCTGGCTGAATGATTCTTCTTCTTTAAAGTCATCATCGCCGCCGGTTGATGAACCTGGCATTTCGTCTGTGATATTGTTTTTGTGGGCTTCCACCTCACTTTTAAATATCTCGTAGTTAACGTGGAACTGCATCAATAACTGTGATGCTATATTATCTTCATCGCGAAGGATTGACAGCAGCAAATGCTCTGTACCAATTACATCGCTCTTAAATATTTTAGCTTCAAGATAAGTGATCTTTAATACTTTTTCTGCTTGTTTGGTTAACGGAATGCTGCCAATGTGCACATTAGTTCCTGATGTGCCTTTCACTGCATCCTCAACGGCACGGCGTAGTCTGGATGTATCAACATTTAAGCCTTTCAGCAATTTGATAGCTATCCCGTCTCCGTCGCGGATAAGCCCGAGCAAAAGATGTTCTGTACCTATATAGTCATGGCCTAAGCGTAAAGCCTCTTCCCTGCTATACGAGATAACGTCTTTTACACGTGGCGAAAATTTAGCTTCCATAAAATACCTTTCAAATTAATTGTTAAACGCCCTGTTGATATAGTTTGTTCTACCAGGTGCGGATAATTAGTGATTACAACAATATTGCCAACTTTTTTACCGCTCCTGATACTTCGCTTTAATGACAGGCAATCTATTAAATATTGCTTTAAAACGATAATTATTATTAATCAATTAGCAGTTTTTTACCTTTTAACTACTTGTTTGATTAATTATTTGCGAAATGGTTTATTCGTTAATGACATAAACCATTAGTAGATCTGTTTATACAAGCAATTTCGGCATTAAATATGACATTAAGGCATGCAAGTTTTATACATTTCCACATTTAGTTAACATTATTATCAAAGAACACCCTTTAAATTAATATACGATATATCTGTTTATATAGTTGCCACACCGGGCAAGTATGTAGCCATACCGTATATACATTTCTACAATATGTTGACGTGCCATGTTTTGATTATGTTACAGACTACTATGGAATGAATAAAGTGACTGAAAGTAGTTGATTGTATAAGAAAGATAAGCCACTCGACATTGACTGAAAATTGTTAACTTCATACAACCAATTATAAACTTCATGGAACAAAACATGCACCCAAAACTGGTTGATGTTTATTTTGACAAATATGCCGAAAGCCATCAGAACCCCAAAAACGAGCTGATCCATTGGATCTGTGTGCCTTTGATTGTGTTTAGTTTGGTGGGGCTCATCTGGTCGATACCCTTTCCGTACCTCAGCTTTTTAGGTAGGTTAAACGGCTATGTAAGCTGGGCATGGTTGCTGATCGCGTTTGCAGTTTACTATTATTTTAAGCTGTCGCCTGTGCTGGCGGGTTTTATGTTGCTGCTTATCGTGGTGTTTATATGTGCCATTATCGCGCTGCTAAACTGGCAGCATAATGGCGGGCCAATGCTCTGGCAGAGTTGCCTGGCTATATTTGTACTCTCGTGGGTGGGGCAGTTTATCGGGCACAAAATTGAGGGGAAGAAGCCTTCGTTTTTTGATGACATTAAATTCTTACTCATCGGGCCGATATGGCTTTTACATTTTGTGCTGATAAAGGCGGGGATTAAGTATTAACCCCTTCCCTAATCCTCCCTTTCGGGGAGGGAACTTAACAAACTACGTCATACCGAACTTGTTTCGGCACCTCACAAGCCATGTCTGATACTTATATGTCGCAGCTTAGCATGTGTGATGTTGAAACAAGTTCAACATCACACATGGAGATTAAAACTTATACGTTAACCCTGCCCCAAAAATCTGTTTCACCTGTAAAAGCGAATGGTATTCGGTTACGCCATCTTTTTGCTGGGCGATGCGGGCAAGCGGATCGTTAATTAATTCTACCCCTAAATTTACCGTTACTACTTTATTTACTTTCATATACAAGTTGGCTGCATAATCGGCATAAATATTCTGTGGTTTCTTCAGGTAGTCTGAATATAGTTTCAGGATGTTTTCGAGGGTGATGTTTTTGGCGATACCTACTTTATAATAAGCATCCAACGAAGCACCTAACTGGTACAGGTT
Coding sequences within:
- a CDS encoding ATP-dependent Clp protease ATP-binding subunit, with protein sequence MEAKFSPRVKDVISYSREEALRLGHDYIGTEHLLLGLIRDGDGIAIKLLKGLNVDTSRLRRAVEDAVKGTSGTNVHIGSIPLTKQAEKVLKITYLEAKIFKSDVIGTEHLLLSILRDEDNIASQLLMQFHVNYEIFKSEVEAHKNNITDEMPGSSTGGDDDFKEEESFSQPKKVSDIKSKTPVLDNFGRDLTKAAEEGKLDPIVGREKEIERVSQILSRRKKNNPILIGEPGVGKSAIAEGLALRIVQRKVSRVLFNKRVVTLDLASLVAGTKYRGQFEERMKAVMNELEKSPDVILFIDEIHTIVGAGGASGSLDASNMFKPALARGEIQCIGATTLDEYRQYIEKDGALDRRFQKVMVEPATPDETIEILTRIKDKYEEHHGVTYTDEAIKACVALTARYITDRFLPDKAIDALDESGSRVHLTNIHVPQNILDIESKIEQIKVEKNRVVRSQKYEEAAKLRDTEKHLLEELEQAKGVWEAETKSKRYTVTEDNVAEVVAMMTGIPVQKVGQGDSQKLLQMGESIQAKIIGQDDAVKKLTKAIQRTRAGLKDPKKPIGSFIFLGPTGVGKTELAKELARFMFDTEDALIQIDMSEYMEKFAVSRLVGAPPGYVGYEEGGQLTEKVRRKPYAVVLLDEIEKAHPDVFNILLQVLDEGQLTDSLGRKVDFRNTIIIMTSNIGARQLKDFGQGVGFSTSAKTTQADAHSRGVIENALRRAFAPEFLNRIDDVIVFNSLTKEDIFKIIDIELAGLFGRINSLGYKIELTLNAKEAIAEKGYDSQFGARPLKRAIQKYLEDPIAEEILKGEMAEGDTMEIDFDKETEAIKIVAKTTNDEGKPTEEEQK
- a CDS encoding DUF962 domain-containing protein, which produces MEQNMHPKLVDVYFDKYAESHQNPKNELIHWICVPLIVFSLVGLIWSIPFPYLSFLGRLNGYVSWAWLLIAFAVYYYFKLSPVLAGFMLLLIVVFICAIIALLNWQHNGGPMLWQSCLAIFVLSWVGQFIGHKIEGKKPSFFDDIKFLLIGPIWLLHFVLIKAGIKY